A single genomic interval of Demequina sp. NBRC 110054 harbors:
- a CDS encoding aminotransferase class V-fold PLP-dependent enzyme, with the protein MDTLDRIATHPTSLARNRERIAMLTESARRAGTYVAGARLRRVFPHADAVAALDSFRRPLQDDSRTPMEVLRELDTVGSPATVVQHQGRYFGFVNGGVEPAASGAAVLAGAWDQNAALPVMSPAAAALDEVAADWIVDLLGLPQNATASFCAGATIANLTALLTARDALLRRSGWDVATQGLAGAPGLRIVVGAEAHSSALKALRLAGFGSDSFEVVPTDATGAIDAEAFPADLDDRTLVVLQAGNVNTGASDPFDAIMARVGASGAWVHVDGAFGLWAAASPRRKGLVAGVERADSWAVDAHKWLNVPYDSALTIVRDREALQRAMSSDGAYLPSDEGRAPMRQGIQMSQRARGVEAWAALSARGRDGIATLVDDPCDLARHFATLLEAEGVRLLAPVVLNQALVAFGVEPGAEPDASTTATVLSRVQEDGTMWAGSTTWHGIHAMRLSVSDAATTRDDVEASAQAILRAWSAVRHA; encoded by the coding sequence ATGGACACCCTCGACCGCATCGCCACGCACCCGACGTCGCTCGCCAGGAACCGCGAGCGCATCGCCATGCTCACCGAGTCGGCCCGCCGGGCCGGCACCTACGTGGCAGGCGCGCGCCTGCGCAGGGTGTTCCCCCACGCTGACGCGGTGGCCGCACTCGACTCCTTCCGCAGGCCGCTGCAGGACGACTCGCGGACTCCGATGGAGGTCCTCCGGGAGCTCGACACCGTCGGATCTCCCGCGACGGTCGTGCAGCACCAGGGCCGCTACTTCGGCTTCGTGAACGGAGGCGTCGAGCCCGCCGCCTCCGGGGCGGCCGTCCTCGCGGGCGCCTGGGATCAGAACGCCGCGCTACCCGTGATGTCGCCCGCGGCCGCCGCGCTCGACGAGGTGGCTGCCGACTGGATCGTCGACCTGCTCGGCCTGCCCCAGAACGCCACGGCCAGCTTCTGCGCGGGAGCGACGATCGCGAACCTCACGGCGCTTCTCACCGCGCGCGACGCGCTGCTGCGCCGCTCAGGCTGGGATGTCGCGACACAAGGCCTGGCCGGCGCGCCGGGGCTGCGGATCGTCGTCGGAGCCGAGGCACACTCCTCGGCGCTCAAGGCGCTGCGACTCGCGGGCTTCGGTTCCGACTCCTTCGAGGTGGTCCCGACCGACGCGACCGGCGCGATCGACGCCGAGGCCTTCCCTGCCGACCTCGACGATCGCACGCTCGTCGTGCTGCAGGCAGGCAACGTCAACACGGGCGCCTCGGACCCGTTCGACGCGATCATGGCGCGCGTAGGCGCGAGCGGCGCGTGGGTCCACGTCGACGGCGCCTTCGGCCTGTGGGCCGCGGCCTCCCCTCGGCGAAAGGGGCTGGTCGCGGGCGTCGAGCGCGCCGACTCGTGGGCCGTCGACGCCCACAAGTGGCTCAACGTTCCGTACGACAGCGCGCTCACGATCGTCCGCGACCGGGAGGCGCTGCAGCGCGCGATGAGCTCGGACGGGGCCTACCTCCCGAGCGACGAGGGGCGCGCCCCGATGCGCCAGGGGATCCAGATGTCCCAACGCGCTCGCGGCGTGGAGGCGTGGGCCGCGCTGTCCGCGCGAGGACGGGACGGGATCGCCACACTCGTCGACGACCCATGCGACCTCGCACGGCACTTCGCGACGCTGCTTGAGGCGGAGGGGGTCCGCCTGCTCGCCCCCGTGGTCCTCAACCAGGCGCTGGTCGCCTTCGGGGTCGAGCCCGGCGCCGAGCCGGACGCGTCGACGACCGCCACGGTCCTCTCACGCGTGCAGGAGGACGGCACCATGTGGGCCGGGTCGACCACATGGCATGGCATTCACGCGATGCGGCTGTCGGTCTCCGATGCGGCCACCACCAGGGACGATGTCGAGGCCTCCGCGCAGGCCATCCTGCGGGCCTGGAGCGCGGTCCGGCACGCCTAG
- a CDS encoding magnesium transporter MgtE N-terminal domain-containing protein yields MSNGSERVYVARLAGTTVFDPLGDAVGRVRDVVLLVRRSGGAPTAVGLVVEVPGRRRVFMPLTRVTSISPGQVICTGVINLRRFQARQAETLALAELFERSVRLKSDGGTALIEDLAIEPDRTRTWHVTKLYVRRAERRKGVLGISRRGEALVVDVDQVTGLSTKDKNQGAALVIESFEDHKPADLAAALMEMSPARAAEIAAALDDERLADVFEEMPEEDQITLLSTLRSERAADVLEAMEPDDAADLLGDLPETQAAALLELMEPEDAKNVEQLLGYEDDTAGGLMTTEPVIVGPETSVAACLAAVRRQELPPALASMVFVVRPPNETPTGRFIGLVHIQRLLREPPHDAIGTYVDPAIAPLDPYDRLPEVARRMAAYDILALPVVSSEKRLLGAVSIDDVLDHLLPSDWRDHLDDDEDTEAAHG; encoded by the coding sequence ATGAGCAACGGGTCCGAGCGCGTCTACGTCGCGAGACTGGCCGGCACCACCGTGTTCGACCCGTTGGGCGACGCCGTGGGTCGCGTCCGCGACGTCGTGCTGCTCGTGCGCCGCAGCGGCGGTGCTCCCACCGCGGTGGGCCTGGTGGTCGAGGTCCCGGGTCGCCGTCGCGTGTTCATGCCGCTGACCCGCGTCACCTCGATCTCCCCCGGCCAGGTCATCTGCACCGGCGTCATCAACCTGCGCCGCTTCCAGGCGCGGCAGGCGGAGACCCTCGCGCTCGCCGAGCTGTTCGAGCGCAGCGTGCGCCTCAAGTCCGACGGCGGCACCGCGCTGATCGAGGACCTCGCAATCGAGCCCGACCGCACGCGCACCTGGCACGTGACGAAGCTCTACGTGCGCCGCGCCGAGCGCCGCAAGGGCGTTCTCGGCATCTCGCGCCGGGGCGAGGCCCTCGTGGTGGACGTCGACCAGGTGACGGGGCTGTCGACGAAGGACAAGAACCAGGGCGCGGCGCTCGTCATCGAGTCGTTCGAGGACCACAAGCCCGCCGACCTCGCCGCGGCCCTCATGGAGATGTCGCCCGCGCGCGCCGCCGAGATCGCCGCGGCGCTCGACGACGAGCGGCTCGCGGACGTCTTCGAGGAGATGCCCGAGGAGGACCAGATCACGCTCCTCTCGACGCTGCGCTCCGAGCGCGCCGCGGACGTCCTCGAGGCGATGGAGCCCGACGACGCGGCCGACCTCCTCGGCGACCTTCCCGAGACCCAGGCCGCGGCGCTGCTCGAGCTCATGGAGCCCGAGGACGCCAAGAACGTCGAGCAGCTGCTGGGCTACGAGGACGACACCGCCGGTGGCCTCATGACCACCGAGCCGGTCATCGTGGGCCCGGAGACGAGCGTCGCGGCGTGCCTCGCCGCGGTGCGCCGCCAGGAGCTCCCGCCCGCGCTCGCCTCGATGGTGTTCGTGGTGCGCCCGCCGAACGAGACGCCGACGGGACGCTTCATCGGCCTGGTGCACATCCAGCGCCTTCTGCGCGAGCCGCCACACGATGCGATCGGCACCTACGTGGACCCTGCGATCGCGCCCCTCGACCCGTACGACCGACTGCCCGAGGTGGCGCGGCGCATGGCCGCGTACGACATCCTCGCGCTGCCCGTGGTGAGCTCCGAGAAGCGGCTCCTCGGCGCCGTCTCGATCGACGACGTGCTCGACCACCTGCTCCCGAGCGACTGGCGCGACCACCTCGACGACGACGAGGACACGGAGGCCGCCCATGGCTGA
- a CDS encoding DUF1003 domain-containing protein: protein MADFRLDKPKGDERGLFWRKSRPSSSPDRAGQISEGIARFLGTPRFIFYLTVFCAAWLGWNTWGPEDLRFDSAEFGYTLLTLMLSLQASYAAPLILLAQNRQDDRDRVAAEQDRQRAERSLADTEFLAREVAALRQAINETATRDFVRSELRALLEELREEDEDDAGDEDRPRKKRR from the coding sequence ATGGCTGACTTCCGCCTCGACAAGCCCAAGGGCGACGAGCGGGGGCTGTTCTGGCGGAAGTCCCGCCCGTCGTCGAGCCCCGATCGTGCGGGCCAGATCTCCGAGGGCATCGCGCGGTTCCTCGGAACGCCCCGCTTCATCTTCTACCTCACGGTGTTCTGCGCGGCATGGCTCGGGTGGAACACCTGGGGTCCCGAGGATCTCCGCTTCGACTCCGCGGAGTTCGGCTACACGCTGCTGACGCTCATGCTGTCGCTTCAGGCCTCGTATGCCGCGCCCCTGATCCTGCTCGCGCAGAACCGGCAGGACGACCGCGACCGCGTGGCCGCCGAGCAGGACCGCCAGCGCGCCGAGCGCTCGCTCGCCGACACCGAGTTCCTGGCCCGCGAGGTCGCGGCCCTGCGCCAGGCGATCAACGAGACCGCGACGCGCGACTTCGTCCGCTCCGAGCTGCGCGCACTCCTGGAGGAGCTGCGCGAGGAGGACGAGGACGACGCCGGCGACGAGGACAGGCCCCGCAAGAAGCGGCGCTGA
- a CDS encoding flotillin family protein — MPSITLIAIVGGVVAALAVVGAIVSRYKVSDPDEALIISGSKSKEADGGSVPSRVVLGGGGVFVWPFVQKSTSMSLETRQIAWTVRESPSSQNILVNLEGVANVKVGGDERAVRDAAERFNVNPKNIEDFVTQNIEGDMRAIVGTMTVEEINSDRETLKDRVLRVTGEACAEWGLVLEGLNIQSVTTPSGYINDLGRIEAAAVRRNAEIAEANTQRESEEAKAKAQQAIADANRELTLRVAEIKQDTDTAEAKANSAGPIAAAEQQVLVFEQERIAEQKRAEVTEMRLASEVSKPADARAYATRVEADAMAAARVAKAEADAKAERLEGESEAAANQARGNADAAVAQRRGEADAAVTKARGLAEAEAEAAKGDADGSAIKARGEAEAGVIKARGLAEAAGVDAKKQAYENYPQAGLIDLTLEGLPSVVRESAKPIGDIDSLTVVSTDGASKVTQMSTDALSQGIATIKALTGVDLADVLQKVAAGAGTSEDEVPMGDFGAARAALAKAEGDKK, encoded by the coding sequence ATGCCAAGCATCACACTCATCGCGATCGTGGGGGGCGTCGTCGCGGCGCTGGCGGTCGTGGGTGCCATCGTGTCCCGCTACAAGGTCTCCGACCCTGACGAGGCGCTGATCATCTCGGGCTCCAAGTCCAAGGAGGCCGACGGCGGCTCGGTCCCGTCTCGCGTGGTCCTCGGGGGAGGCGGCGTCTTCGTCTGGCCGTTCGTCCAGAAGTCCACGTCGATGTCGCTCGAGACCCGTCAGATCGCGTGGACGGTGCGCGAGTCGCCGTCCAGCCAGAACATCCTCGTGAACCTCGAGGGCGTCGCCAACGTCAAGGTCGGCGGCGACGAGCGCGCCGTCCGCGATGCCGCTGAGCGCTTCAACGTGAACCCGAAGAACATCGAGGACTTCGTCACGCAGAACATCGAGGGTGACATGCGCGCGATCGTCGGCACCATGACGGTCGAGGAGATCAACTCCGACCGCGAGACGCTCAAGGACCGCGTGCTGCGCGTCACAGGCGAGGCCTGTGCCGAGTGGGGCCTCGTGCTCGAGGGTCTCAACATCCAGTCGGTGACGACGCCGTCCGGCTACATCAACGACCTGGGCCGTATCGAGGCCGCAGCTGTGCGACGCAACGCCGAGATCGCCGAGGCGAACACCCAGCGCGAGTCCGAGGAGGCGAAGGCGAAGGCCCAGCAGGCCATCGCGGACGCCAACCGCGAGCTCACGCTCCGTGTGGCCGAGATCAAGCAGGACACCGACACGGCCGAGGCCAAGGCGAACTCGGCGGGACCGATCGCGGCGGCCGAGCAGCAGGTGCTCGTGTTCGAGCAGGAGCGCATCGCGGAGCAGAAGCGCGCCGAGGTGACCGAGATGCGGCTCGCGTCCGAGGTCAGCAAGCCCGCCGATGCCCGTGCGTACGCCACGCGCGTCGAGGCGGACGCGATGGCGGCCGCGAGGGTCGCGAAGGCCGAGGCGGATGCCAAGGCCGAGCGCCTCGAGGGTGAGTCCGAGGCGGCGGCGAACCAGGCCCGCGGTAACGCGGACGCCGCGGTCGCGCAGCGTCGCGGTGAGGCGGACGCCGCCGTCACCAAGGCGCGCGGTCTGGCCGAGGCTGAGGCGGAGGCCGCCAAGGGTGACGCCGACGGTTCGGCGATCAAGGCCCGTGGTGAGGCGGAGGCCGGTGTCATCAAGGCGCGTGGTCTGGCCGAGGCGGCCGGCGTCGACGCCAAGAAGCAGGCCTACGAGAACTACCCGCAGGCCGGCCTCATCGACCTCACGCTCGAGGGCCTGCCCTCGGTGGTCAGGGAGTCTGCGAAGCCGATCGGCGACATCGACTCGCTCACCGTCGTCTCGACGGACGGCGCGAGCAAGGTCACGCAGATGAGCACCGATGCGCTGTCCCAGGGCATCGCGACCATCAAGGCGCTCACCGGCGTCGACCTCGCCGACGTGCTTCAGAAGGTCGCGGCAGGAGCCGGGACCTCGGAGGACGAGGTGCCGATGGGCGACTTCGGTGCCGCCCGTGCCGCCCTGGCGAAGGCCGAGGGCGACAAGAAGTAG
- a CDS encoding Mrp/NBP35 family ATP-binding protein, protein MSAVPALETALSKVIDPEIRRPITEIGMVRSIDLDDAGLAVIGIDLTVAGCPMKGRITEDVETAARSVEGVTDVRVELGVMSEEQRDSLKTQLRGGKPEPVIPFNEPGSMTRVYAIASGKGGVGKSTVTANLAAAMAADGLKVGVLDADIFGFSIPGMLGVEGQPTRLDDMLLPPIAHEVKAVSIGMFVPAGQPVVWRGPMLHRAIEQFLADVFWGDLDVLLLDLPPGTGDIAISIAQFLPHAEIVVVTTPQSAAAEVAERAGSIATQTSQSVVGVIENMAWLDQPDGTRLHVFGEGGGERVASNLSATLGTDVPVLGQIPLDIAARQAGDDGTPIVISDPDSPAAVALRGVATRLASRRRGLAGRSLGVTPVSR, encoded by the coding sequence ATGTCTGCAGTCCCCGCGCTCGAAACCGCCCTGTCGAAGGTCATCGACCCAGAGATCCGCCGCCCGATCACCGAGATCGGCATGGTCAGATCGATCGACCTGGACGATGCGGGCCTCGCCGTGATCGGCATCGACCTCACGGTCGCCGGCTGCCCCATGAAGGGCCGCATCACCGAGGACGTCGAGACCGCGGCGCGCTCGGTCGAGGGCGTCACCGACGTGCGCGTCGAGCTCGGCGTCATGTCCGAGGAGCAGCGCGACAGCCTTAAGACGCAGCTGCGCGGCGGCAAGCCGGAGCCCGTCATCCCGTTCAACGAGCCCGGATCGATGACTCGCGTCTACGCCATCGCGTCGGGCAAGGGCGGCGTCGGCAAGTCGACCGTCACCGCCAACCTCGCCGCGGCGATGGCCGCCGACGGGCTCAAGGTGGGCGTGCTCGACGCCGACATCTTCGGCTTCTCAATCCCAGGCATGCTCGGCGTCGAGGGCCAGCCCACGCGCCTGGACGACATGCTGCTGCCCCCGATCGCGCACGAGGTGAAGGCCGTCAGCATCGGCATGTTCGTGCCTGCGGGCCAGCCGGTAGTGTGGCGCGGACCGATGCTGCACCGAGCGATCGAGCAGTTCCTCGCGGACGTCTTCTGGGGGGACCTCGACGTCCTCCTCCTGGACCTCCCGCCCGGGACCGGCGACATCGCGATCTCCATCGCGCAGTTCCTGCCGCACGCGGAGATCGTCGTCGTGACCACGCCCCAGTCGGCCGCGGCCGAGGTCGCGGAGCGTGCAGGGTCGATCGCGACGCAGACTTCGCAGTCCGTCGTCGGCGTGATCGAGAACATGGCGTGGCTCGACCAGCCGGACGGCACGCGCCTGCACGTCTTCGGCGAGGGCGGCGGCGAACGCGTGGCCTCCAACCTGTCGGCCACGCTCGGCACCGACGTGCCGGTCCTGGGTCAGATCCCCCTCGACATCGCCGCGCGCCAGGCGGGCGACGACGGCACGCCGATCGTGATCTCCGACCCCGACTCCCCCGCCGCCGTCGCGCTGCGCGGCGTGGCGACCAGGCTCGCAAGCCGACGACGCGGCCTCGCCGGTCGCTCGCTCGGCGTCACGCCCGTCTCGCGCTAG
- a CDS encoding galactokinase family protein, protein MNVAADSAPTWVEAWTPAEGSKRASALLRETFGAEQPSTWRAPGRVTVIGEHTDYSEGLALPTVTPHAVYVAASPREDRRVRVVSDQGGSLEGPGAMWEGTLDDDPREVKGWPQYVIGLLWAMQERGYDGPGMDLAYVSCLPSRAGLGSSASILAATALAANDLWRLALDGDEGHAELADACLDAENLAVGTLCGALDPHTILRCDHEHALLLDFAQHPTGAQPYPMYFRDYGLGLLVIDTGVPRGDVQQLFRTRRAEVAAAAAALGSQTLREVADAPLAARRVEGVSDPVLRRRARHVTAEIERVRLVVDELSGTGPAHERFVAIGKAIYRSHASLELDYEASDPTLDYAVEAAFKAGALGARVSGAGYGGAVVALVRKAQARLAAQHVAQAFADAGRSEPRFLWV, encoded by the coding sequence GTGAACGTCGCAGCCGACTCCGCCCCCACCTGGGTCGAGGCGTGGACGCCCGCGGAAGGGTCGAAGCGCGCATCAGCCCTGCTGAGAGAGACGTTCGGCGCCGAGCAGCCCTCCACGTGGAGGGCCCCCGGCCGCGTAACCGTCATCGGGGAGCACACCGATTACTCCGAGGGCCTCGCACTCCCGACCGTCACGCCGCACGCGGTGTACGTCGCCGCGTCCCCCCGGGAGGACCGGCGAGTGCGAGTCGTCTCCGATCAGGGCGGGTCGCTCGAGGGCCCCGGTGCGATGTGGGAGGGCACGCTCGACGACGATCCGCGCGAGGTGAAGGGCTGGCCACAGTACGTCATCGGACTCCTGTGGGCGATGCAGGAGCGCGGCTACGACGGCCCCGGCATGGACCTCGCGTACGTCTCCTGCCTGCCCTCGCGAGCCGGCCTGGGCTCGTCCGCCTCGATCCTCGCCGCGACCGCGCTTGCGGCGAACGACCTCTGGCGACTCGCGCTCGACGGCGACGAGGGCCACGCCGAGCTCGCGGACGCATGCCTCGACGCGGAGAACCTCGCGGTAGGCACGCTGTGCGGCGCGCTCGACCCGCACACGATCCTGCGCTGCGACCACGAGCACGCGCTGCTGCTCGACTTCGCCCAGCACCCGACGGGCGCACAGCCGTACCCCATGTACTTCCGCGACTACGGGCTCGGACTGCTGGTCATCGACACCGGCGTGCCGCGCGGCGACGTGCAGCAGCTGTTCCGCACCCGGCGCGCCGAGGTCGCCGCTGCCGCGGCCGCGCTCGGCTCGCAGACGCTGCGCGAGGTCGCCGACGCCCCCCTCGCCGCGCGCAGGGTCGAGGGTGTCTCCGATCCGGTGCTGCGCCGCCGCGCGCGCCACGTCACCGCGGAGATCGAGCGCGTGCGGCTCGTCGTCGACGAGCTCAGCGGCACCGGTCCCGCCCACGAGCGATTCGTGGCGATCGGCAAGGCGATCTACCGCTCGCACGCGTCCCTCGAGCTCGATTACGAGGCCTCGGACCCGACGCTCGACTACGCGGTCGAGGCGGCGTTCAAGGCCGGCGCTCTCGGCGCGCGCGTGAGCGGCGCCGGCTACGGCGGCGCGGTCGTCGCGCTCGTACGCAAGGCGCAGGCGCGACTCGCGGCGCAGCATGTCGCCCAGGCGTTCGCGGACGCGGGCCGCTCCGAGCCGCGCTTCCTCTGGGTCTGA
- a CDS encoding exodeoxyribonuclease III yields MRIASVNVNGVRAAARKGMHEWLDPSGCDVVCLQEVRAPLETTAELVGEGWHVVEDPCLIKGRAGVAILSREPLTDVLVGADALGDGMDEPVHTGRWIEGTAASPAGPVRVVSVYMHSGTVGTPKMDQKYAMLDAMTARLETLLAEHERVVVMGDINIAHSENDIKNWKGNLKSAGFLPEERAYLDRWFEAGWVDVHRTLEGPKPGPYTWWSQRGQAFDNDAGWRIDYQLASRVLADAATDVHVARQASWDARWTDHAPLVVDYAL; encoded by the coding sequence ATGAGAATCGCTTCCGTCAACGTCAACGGCGTCCGCGCCGCCGCGCGCAAGGGCATGCACGAGTGGCTCGACCCGTCGGGCTGCGACGTGGTCTGCCTCCAGGAGGTGCGCGCGCCTCTCGAGACGACCGCCGAGCTCGTGGGCGAGGGCTGGCACGTGGTTGAGGACCCGTGCCTCATCAAGGGCCGCGCCGGAGTCGCGATCCTCAGCCGCGAGCCGCTCACCGACGTTCTGGTCGGCGCCGACGCGCTCGGCGACGGCATGGACGAGCCCGTGCACACCGGCCGCTGGATCGAGGGCACCGCCGCCTCTCCGGCCGGGCCGGTGCGCGTCGTGTCCGTCTACATGCACTCGGGCACCGTCGGCACGCCGAAGATGGACCAGAAGTACGCGATGCTCGACGCCATGACCGCGCGTCTCGAGACCCTGCTCGCCGAGCACGAGCGCGTCGTCGTCATGGGCGACATCAACATCGCCCACTCCGAGAACGACATCAAGAACTGGAAGGGCAACCTCAAGTCAGCGGGCTTCCTTCCCGAGGAGCGGGCCTACCTGGACCGCTGGTTCGAGGCCGGATGGGTCGACGTCCACCGCACGCTCGAGGGTCCCAAGCCCGGCCCCTACACGTGGTGGTCGCAGCGCGGTCAGGCCTTCGACAACGACGCCGGCTGGCGGATCGACTACCAGCTCGCCTCGCGCGTCCTCGCCGACGCCGCTACCGACGTGCACGTGGCGCGCCAGGCCTCGTGGGACGCGCGCTGGACGGATCACGCGCCTCTCGTCGTCGACTACGCGCTGTAG
- a CDS encoding bifunctional methylenetetrahydrofolate dehydrogenase/methenyltetrahydrofolate cyclohydrolase, with protein MAAETAPQRLDGKSTAAAIKSELADRVAVLASHGVKPGLGTLLVGDDPGSTWYVNGKHADCAEVGIASIREDLPGDASQADIEAAVDRLNADPACTGFIVQLPLPKGVDTNAILERIDADKDADGLHPTNLGRLVLRVAEDVTSSLPCTPKGIIELLERHGISLNGKEVVVIGRGTTVGRSIGLLLTRKAVNATVTLCHTGTKDLAAHTRRADVIVAAAGVPGIVSGDMVKDGVVLVDVGVSRVTDPETGKSRVAGDISADAVARSAWYSPNPGGVGPMTRAMLLANVVETAERAALG; from the coding sequence ATGGCGGCGGAGACTGCGCCGCAGCGGCTCGACGGCAAGTCCACCGCTGCGGCGATCAAGTCCGAGCTCGCGGACCGCGTCGCGGTGCTCGCCTCCCACGGCGTCAAGCCCGGCCTCGGTACGCTGCTCGTCGGCGACGACCCGGGCTCGACCTGGTACGTCAACGGCAAGCACGCGGACTGTGCCGAGGTGGGCATCGCGTCGATCCGGGAGGACCTTCCCGGCGACGCGAGCCAGGCGGACATCGAGGCCGCAGTGGACCGCCTCAACGCGGACCCGGCGTGCACGGGCTTCATCGTGCAGCTGCCGCTCCCGAAGGGCGTGGACACGAACGCGATCCTCGAGCGAATCGACGCGGACAAGGACGCCGACGGGCTGCACCCGACCAACCTCGGTCGCCTGGTGCTGCGCGTGGCCGAGGACGTGACGTCGTCCCTGCCGTGCACGCCCAAGGGCATCATCGAGCTGCTCGAGCGCCACGGGATCTCCTTGAACGGCAAGGAGGTCGTCGTCATCGGCCGCGGCACCACGGTCGGCCGCTCCATCGGACTGCTGCTGACCCGTAAGGCCGTGAACGCGACCGTGACGCTGTGCCACACCGGGACGAAGGATCTGGCCGCCCACACCCGTCGCGCCGACGTGATCGTCGCCGCCGCGGGCGTGCCCGGCATCGTCTCGGGCGACATGGTCAAGGACGGCGTCGTGCTCGTCGACGTCGGCGTCAGCCGCGTGACGGACCCCGAGACCGGCAAGAGCCGCGTCGCGGGCGACATCTCGGCCGACGCCGTCGCCAGGTCCGCCTGGTACTCGCCCAACCCGGGAGGGGTGGGCCCGATGACGCGCGCGATGCTGCTCGCGAACGTCGTCGAGACCGCGGAGCGCGCGGCCCTCGGCTGA
- the glyA gene encoding serine hydroxymethyltransferase, with the protein MSTDSSATAAVMNATLQDFDPEIAQVLDRELGRQQTYLEMIASENFVPRSVLQAQGSVLTNKYAEGYPGRRYYGGCEEVDVAENIAIDRAKSLFGAEYANVQPHSGATANAAVLHALAKPGDRIMGLSLAHGGHLTHGMKLNFSGKLYEVSAYGVDDATHLVDMDKVREQALADRPDVIIAGWSAYPRHLDFAAFRAIADEVGAKLWTDMAHFAGLVASGLHPSPVPHSDVVSTTIHKTIGGPRSGMILSRDIEAYGKKLNSAVFPGQQGGPLMHVVAAKAVALKAAAGAEFKERNERVLEGARILAERLVAPDAIEAGVNVVSGGTDVHLVLVDLRNSPMNGQEAEDLLHSVGITVNRNAVPNDPRPPMVTSGLRIGTPALASRGFGAEEFTEVAEVVATALKGGADVEALRARVAKLAADFPLYEGLQQ; encoded by the coding sequence ATGAGCACCGACTCCAGCGCCACCGCAGCGGTGATGAACGCCACGCTGCAGGACTTCGACCCCGAGATCGCCCAGGTCCTCGACCGCGAGCTCGGCCGCCAGCAGACCTACCTCGAGATGATCGCGTCGGAGAACTTCGTTCCCCGCTCGGTCCTCCAGGCCCAGGGCTCCGTGCTGACGAACAAGTACGCCGAGGGCTACCCCGGTCGCCGCTACTACGGCGGCTGCGAGGAGGTCGACGTCGCGGAGAACATCGCGATCGACCGCGCCAAGAGCCTCTTCGGCGCCGAGTACGCGAACGTGCAGCCCCACTCGGGCGCGACGGCCAACGCGGCCGTCCTCCACGCGCTCGCGAAGCCGGGCGACCGCATCATGGGCCTCTCGCTCGCGCACGGCGGTCACCTGACCCACGGCATGAAGCTCAACTTCTCCGGCAAGCTCTACGAGGTCTCCGCATACGGCGTGGACGACGCGACGCACCTCGTGGACATGGACAAGGTGCGCGAGCAGGCGCTCGCCGACCGTCCCGACGTCATCATCGCCGGCTGGTCCGCCTACCCCCGTCACCTCGACTTCGCCGCATTCCGCGCGATCGCCGACGAGGTCGGCGCGAAGTTGTGGACCGACATGGCGCACTTCGCGGGTCTGGTCGCGTCCGGCCTGCACCCGAGCCCGGTGCCGCACTCCGACGTGGTCTCCACGACCATCCACAAGACCATCGGCGGTCCCCGCTCGGGCATGATCCTGTCGCGCGACATCGAGGCCTACGGCAAGAAGCTCAACTCCGCGGTGTTCCCCGGCCAGCAGGGTGGACCGCTCATGCACGTCGTCGCCGCGAAGGCCGTGGCCCTCAAGGCCGCCGCGGGCGCCGAGTTCAAGGAGCGCAACGAGCGTGTGCTCGAGGGCGCGCGCATCCTCGCCGAGCGTCTCGTCGCGCCGGACGCCATCGAGGCCGGCGTCAACGTCGTCTCGGGCGGCACGGACGTTCACCTCGTGCTGGTCGACCTGCGCAACTCGCCCATGAACGGCCAGGAGGCCGAGGACCTGCTGCACTCGGTCGGGATCACCGTCAACCGCAACGCGGTGCCGAACGACCCCCGCCCGCCGATGGTCACCTCGGGTCTGCGCATCGGTACGCCTGCGCTCGCGAGCCGCGGCTTCGGCGCCGAGGAGTTCACCGAGGTCGCCGAGGTCGTCGCGACCGCGCTCAAGGGCGGCGCCGATGTCGAGGCGCTGCGTGCGCGCGTCGCGAAGCTCGCGGCCGACTTCCCGCTCTACGAGGGCCTCCAGCAGTAA
- a CDS encoding GNAT family N-acetyltransferase, protein MSEDAEVRIDQVDAGHAGEVLTLRRAAFVVEAQLYNDAHIPALTQTLEELIEDMESGSTVTLGAWIGPRMVGTIRVGIEGTKATIGRLAVAPDLQGQGIGAQLVFAVLGYLPENTSEVWAFTGQNSKHNIALYNKAGYEHQFDQVSGDLTYAYLRKILESGAIVDDSAVD, encoded by the coding sequence ATGAGCGAGGATGCAGAGGTCAGGATCGACCAGGTCGACGCGGGCCACGCCGGCGAGGTGCTCACGTTGCGCCGCGCGGCGTTCGTCGTGGAGGCGCAGCTGTACAACGACGCGCACATCCCGGCGCTGACCCAGACCCTCGAGGAGCTCATCGAGGACATGGAGTCGGGCTCGACCGTGACGCTCGGCGCGTGGATCGGCCCGCGCATGGTCGGCACGATCCGCGTCGGCATCGAGGGCACCAAGGCGACCATCGGCCGGCTCGCGGTGGCCCCCGACCTCCAGGGCCAGGGAATCGGCGCGCAGCTCGTGTTCGCGGTGCTCGGATACCTCCCGGAGAACACGTCCGAGGTGTGGGCCTTCACCGGTCAGAACTCCAAGCACAACATCGCGCTGTACAACAAGGCCGGCTACGAGCACCAGTTCGACCAGGTGTCGGGCGACCTCACGTACGCCTACCTGCGCAAGATCCTCGAGTCCGGCGCGATCGTGGATGACTCCGCCGTGGACTGA